The following are encoded together in the Streptomyces rapamycinicus NRRL 5491 genome:
- a CDS encoding heavy-metal-associated domain-containing protein: MDEIRYTVTGMSCGHCVVGITEEVSQVSGVSEVSVDLPANEVTVRGTTVDDERVRAAITEAGYEVAGLATA; encoded by the coding sequence ATGGACGAGATTCGTTACACCGTCACCGGCATGAGCTGCGGACACTGCGTCGTCGGCATCACGGAGGAGGTCTCCCAGGTGTCCGGGGTGAGCGAGGTCAGCGTCGACCTTCCGGCGAACGAGGTCACGGTGCGCGGCACCACGGTTGATGACGAGCGGGTGCGTGCCGCCATCACCGAGGCCGGATACGAGGTCGCGGGTCTCGCCACCGCCTGA
- a CDS encoding GntR family transcriptional regulator: MAVPSRPDMIAARLRQALADGEITEGEQLVEPDLVASFGASRPTVREALQRLVQEGLVTAIPHRGVFVTTFSPEDLADIYDARRAIETSAALRLAETQDPAVLASLREQHRAMTAAVTADDPAELTAADMRFHEMLVACLRNQRLERTSRTLLVETRMCLARLEGHYSMPQEAVDEHADIVGAIESADIAAVIKAVGDHMTNAAELLDRLHARRAS, from the coding sequence ATGGCGGTGCCGTCACGGCCGGACATGATCGCCGCACGCCTGCGACAGGCACTGGCCGACGGTGAGATCACCGAAGGGGAGCAGCTCGTCGAGCCCGATCTTGTCGCCTCGTTCGGCGCCTCACGGCCCACGGTGCGCGAGGCGCTGCAGCGGCTGGTGCAGGAGGGACTGGTCACGGCCATCCCGCACCGCGGTGTGTTCGTCACCACGTTCTCGCCGGAGGATCTCGCCGACATCTACGACGCGCGCCGCGCGATCGAGACCTCGGCCGCGTTGCGGCTGGCCGAGACCCAGGATCCGGCGGTGCTGGCAAGCCTCCGCGAGCAGCACCGCGCCATGACGGCCGCGGTCACGGCGGACGACCCGGCCGAACTGACCGCGGCGGACATGCGGTTCCACGAGATGCTGGTGGCCTGCCTGCGCAATCAGCGCCTCGAGCGCACCAGCAGGACGCTACTGGTCGAAACGCGGATGTGTCTGGCCCGGCTCGAGGGGCACTACTCGATGCCGCAAGAGGCCGTCGACGAGCACGCCGACATCGTCGGCGCGATCGAGTCGGCGGACATCGCAGCGGTGATCAAGGCCGTGGGCGACCACATGACCAACGCCGCGGAACTGCTGGACCGCCTCCACGCCCGGCGCGCTTCCTGA
- a CDS encoding MFS transporter translates to MTHTASTPPPGGRVPRPATETSGAGQLAARLERLPWSGYQRKLLLVVATAWLFDSIDLASLTFMLSPISTEFSLDHAQAGLVGSTSFLGMLVGAVVAGALADRVGRRRVFQWSIVVWGVAGIALALSWDFSSLLAFRFLLGLGMGAEFPVAAALMAEFLPAERRGRGAAILEGAWPVGFVLAGTLAYFIVEPLGWRAMFVIEACLALWALVIRRFIPESPRWLATHGRYAEAEQIITEIEKTVEATTGKPLPEPAGPVITTASGPERGGIRDLLSPSYRRRTLSLWAVWFCILLGYYGLTTWLGGLLTERGLDVIHSIQYVLLMALWGIPGFLSAAYLVERVGRKFCLAGYTVASAVAAYAYGQAGDRTELILTGSILQFFFFGMWSALYAYTPELFPTRSRGIGMGTATAAGRLGAVLGPTLVPIILNVAGATAVFTVSAALFLIAASVVVALLPETKHTVLEDISG, encoded by the coding sequence ATGACCCACACCGCATCCACTCCCCCTCCCGGCGGCCGAGTGCCGCGTCCGGCGACGGAAACGTCCGGCGCCGGCCAGCTCGCGGCCAGACTCGAGCGACTGCCGTGGTCCGGCTATCAGCGAAAGCTGCTGCTGGTCGTGGCCACGGCCTGGCTATTCGATTCCATCGACCTCGCGTCGCTCACCTTCATGCTGTCGCCGATCAGCACCGAATTCTCGCTCGACCACGCGCAGGCCGGCCTCGTGGGCAGCACGAGCTTCCTGGGCATGCTCGTCGGAGCGGTGGTGGCCGGCGCACTGGCGGACCGAGTGGGCCGCCGACGAGTCTTCCAGTGGAGCATCGTCGTCTGGGGCGTCGCCGGCATCGCCCTGGCCCTGTCGTGGGACTTCTCCAGCCTGTTGGCATTCCGGTTCCTGCTGGGCCTGGGCATGGGGGCCGAATTCCCCGTCGCCGCGGCACTGATGGCCGAGTTCCTGCCCGCCGAACGGCGCGGACGCGGTGCGGCGATCCTGGAAGGGGCATGGCCGGTCGGCTTCGTCCTGGCGGGCACACTGGCGTACTTCATCGTTGAGCCACTCGGCTGGCGCGCGATGTTCGTCATCGAGGCGTGTCTGGCCCTCTGGGCCCTGGTGATCCGGCGGTTCATCCCCGAGTCGCCCCGCTGGCTGGCCACTCACGGCCGGTACGCCGAAGCGGAGCAGATCATCACGGAGATCGAGAAAACCGTCGAAGCCACCACCGGCAAGCCCCTGCCGGAACCGGCGGGCCCCGTCATCACCACCGCGTCCGGCCCGGAACGCGGCGGAATCCGCGATCTGCTCTCCCCCTCGTACCGACGGCGCACGCTGTCCCTGTGGGCCGTCTGGTTCTGTATTCTCCTCGGCTACTACGGACTGACGACCTGGCTCGGCGGCCTCCTCACCGAACGCGGCCTCGACGTCATTCACAGCATTCAATACGTCCTGCTCATGGCCCTGTGGGGCATCCCCGGCTTCCTGTCCGCGGCCTATCTGGTCGAACGCGTCGGACGGAAGTTCTGCCTGGCGGGATACACCGTGGCCTCGGCAGTGGCCGCTTATGCCTATGGCCAGGCGGGCGACCGGACCGAGCTGATACTGACCGGCTCGATCCTCCAGTTCTTCTTCTTCGGAATGTGGTCCGCGCTCTACGCCTACACCCCGGAACTGTTCCCCACCCGCAGCCGGGGCATCGGGATGGGAACCGCGACGGCCGCCGGCCGACTCGGCGCGGTACTCGGCCCGACTCTCGTTCCCATCATCCTGAACGTGGCCGGAGCCACCGCTGTCTTCACCGTCAGCGCGGCCCTCTTCCTCATCGCCGCGTCGGTGGTCGTGGCGCTTCTGCCCGAAACCAAGCACACCGTCCTGGAAGACATCTCCGGATAG
- a CDS encoding DUF5134 domain-containing protein, with the protein MIAATGLRWVLTVLFAVPALSALWRAATPGRADGGPGASGRVAHLLHAVMALAMVAMVWPWGMDVPARPQIILFTLAAGWYAGVALARPAPLSRARALSDALPHTVMMGAMAWMAAAMVSSASMPGHGGSHDMADMPGMDMSAGSGTATMTLTGTGPRLAAGLLAGVLLVLALWWLARGFDAAQRAVATGPRHPSPPAGRDAFDLGCHGAMALGMAVTFVLLL; encoded by the coding sequence GTGATCGCCGCGACGGGGCTGCGCTGGGTCCTGACCGTACTGTTCGCCGTGCCCGCCCTCTCCGCGCTGTGGCGTGCCGCCACCCCCGGACGGGCCGACGGCGGGCCGGGCGCCTCCGGGAGAGTGGCCCATCTGCTGCACGCGGTGATGGCCCTCGCCATGGTGGCGATGGTCTGGCCCTGGGGCATGGACGTTCCCGCCCGGCCACAGATCATCCTGTTCACCCTGGCCGCGGGGTGGTACGCAGGGGTGGCCCTGGCCCGCCCCGCCCCCCTCTCCCGCGCCCGCGCCTTGTCGGACGCCCTCCCGCATACGGTCATGATGGGCGCGATGGCCTGGATGGCCGCCGCGATGGTCTCCTCCGCCTCGATGCCGGGACACGGTGGCTCCCACGACATGGCGGACATGCCGGGGATGGACATGTCCGCCGGCTCCGGCACCGCGACCATGACCCTCACCGGAACCGGCCCGAGACTGGCCGCCGGGCTGCTGGCCGGAGTGCTCCTCGTGCTCGCCCTGTGGTGGCTGGCGCGAGGCTTCGACGCCGCCCAGCGCGCCGTCGCCACGGGCCCGCGACACCCCTCGCCGCCGGCCGGGCGCGACGCGTTCGATCTCGGCTGCCACGGCGCGATGGCACTGGGGATGGCGGTCACGTTCGTACTGCTCCTGTGA
- a CDS encoding CGNR zinc finger domain-containing protein, which yields MDEFVFVSGRLCLDLAGTKLWRRSLHTELLNSPDDMRRWVRQAGLLDDPGPVDARAFERLRRLREAVYTLATSWPPGDHPDADVGEVLAEVNEAARLPLPKHQLEVSGRLTRTGGVDEVLGAVARDAVDLLSSAHFARMRECANPDCTRLFIDLSHSGARRWCGMAECGNRHKAASYRKRKKQTAVEAAA from the coding sequence GTGGATGAGTTCGTCTTTGTGAGTGGTCGGCTGTGCCTCGATCTGGCGGGCACCAAGCTGTGGCGTCGGAGTCTTCACACGGAGCTGCTGAACTCCCCGGATGACATGCGGCGCTGGGTCCGCCAGGCGGGGCTCCTGGATGATCCGGGCCCAGTGGACGCCCGCGCGTTCGAGCGGCTGCGCCGTCTGCGTGAGGCGGTCTACACGCTCGCCACTTCCTGGCCTCCGGGCGACCACCCGGATGCCGATGTCGGTGAAGTCCTCGCGGAAGTGAACGAAGCGGCCCGGCTGCCGCTGCCGAAGCATCAGCTCGAGGTGTCGGGTCGGCTGACCCGGACGGGCGGTGTGGACGAGGTACTCGGTGCGGTGGCCCGCGACGCGGTGGACCTGCTGAGCTCGGCCCATTTCGCGCGGATGAGAGAGTGCGCCAACCCGGACTGCACGCGTCTCTTCATCGATCTGTCCCACTCCGGCGCCCGACGGTGGTGCGGGATGGCCGAGTGCGGGAACAGGCACAAGGCCGCCAGCTACCGGAAGCGGAAGAAGCAAACTGCGGTCGAAGCCGCCGCCTGA
- a CDS encoding dihydroxy-acid dehydratase, whose protein sequence is MRSKDQFQGIQRSLQRAWIKGAGFTDEELDRPLIMIANTYQDFSPENAHLRTLAEAVKAGVRMNGGTPIEFNTFHVTDSEAFAARSMRYVLPSRDIVADSVELMAEGHGVDALVLLTGGDKPTPGMVMAAARLNLPTILLYCGPTKYGEYRGKHLFLETVYDGVGEAVRGAISQETLKNWEDELFPGPGAGDTLTSGNTAGIYTEALGLSLPGSGTLAGGTNKQIRAAKYTGMRIVDLFRENVRPSDILTPAAFENALRVALSVSGSTNLVLHFIAMAKEAGVELDFGFIDKIGRETPTLAKLAPSGPWGVTELGEAGGVPAVLKELGDLIHGDTITVSGRTTGEIAAAAENTNPELLATRAEPKAPEGAIYILSGSLAPEGAVVKASGVTPAMWEFEGTARVFENEEDAITATLAGEIEPGTAIIIRNEGPKGGPGMREMLGATSAVVGMGLSETVALITDGRFSGASHGPAIGYVGPEAASGGPIGLVRDGDTISINLNARRLDLAVDEAELARRRTSRVAPAPNVTRGYLAFYAQHVAPANQGAVMPR, encoded by the coding sequence ATGCGCAGCAAGGACCAGTTCCAGGGCATCCAGCGTTCGCTCCAGCGTGCCTGGATCAAGGGAGCCGGCTTCACCGATGAGGAGCTGGACCGCCCGCTCATCATGATCGCCAACACCTACCAGGACTTCTCACCAGAGAACGCCCACCTGCGTACTCTCGCCGAGGCGGTCAAGGCGGGGGTGCGGATGAACGGCGGCACACCGATCGAGTTCAACACCTTTCACGTCACCGACAGCGAAGCGTTCGCCGCACGCAGCATGCGCTACGTTCTGCCCAGCCGGGACATCGTCGCCGACTCCGTCGAGCTGATGGCCGAAGGCCACGGCGTCGACGCCCTCGTCCTGCTCACCGGTGGCGACAAGCCCACTCCGGGCATGGTCATGGCGGCGGCCCGGCTCAATCTGCCGACCATCCTGCTCTATTGCGGCCCCACCAAGTACGGCGAGTACCGCGGCAAGCACCTGTTCCTCGAGACCGTCTACGACGGGGTCGGCGAGGCGGTTCGCGGCGCCATCAGCCAGGAGACGCTGAAGAACTGGGAGGACGAGCTGTTCCCCGGCCCCGGCGCCGGCGACACCCTCACCAGCGGCAACACGGCGGGCATCTACACCGAGGCCCTCGGGCTGTCACTGCCCGGTTCCGGCACGCTCGCCGGCGGGACCAACAAGCAGATCCGCGCGGCCAAGTACACCGGTATGCGCATCGTGGACCTGTTCCGGGAGAACGTCCGGCCCAGCGACATCCTCACCCCGGCCGCGTTCGAGAACGCCCTGCGCGTCGCGCTGTCGGTGTCCGGCTCGACCAACCTCGTACTGCACTTCATCGCGATGGCCAAAGAAGCCGGTGTCGAACTCGACTTCGGCTTTATCGACAAGATCGGCCGGGAAACCCCCACCCTGGCCAAGCTCGCACCCTCGGGTCCCTGGGGGGTGACCGAGCTGGGCGAGGCCGGCGGTGTGCCGGCCGTCCTCAAGGAACTCGGCGACCTCATCCACGGCGACACCATCACGGTCTCGGGCAGGACCACCGGCGAGATCGCCGCCGCGGCCGAGAACACCAACCCCGAGCTGCTCGCCACCCGTGCCGAGCCGAAGGCTCCCGAAGGCGCGATCTACATCCTCAGCGGCAGCCTCGCCCCCGAGGGCGCGGTCGTGAAGGCCTCCGGCGTCACCCCGGCGATGTGGGAATTCGAGGGCACCGCCCGCGTCTTCGAGAACGAGGAGGACGCGATCACCGCCACCCTGGCCGGCGAGATCGAACCCGGTACGGCGATCATCATCCGCAACGAAGGACCCAAGGGTGGCCCCGGCATGCGCGAGATGCTCGGCGCCACCTCCGCCGTCGTCGGCATGGGCCTGTCGGAGACCGTCGCCCTGATCACCGACGGCCGCTTCTCCGGCGCCTCCCACGGTCCCGCGATCGGCTACGTCGGCCCCGAAGCCGCCAGCGGCGGCCCCATCGGCCTGGTGCGGGACGGCGACACCATCTCCATCAACCTCAACGCCCGCCGACTCGACCTCGCCGTCGACGAGGCCGAACTCGCCCGCCGCCGCACCAGCCGGGTCGCCCCCGCCCCGAACGTCACCCGCGGCTACCTCGCCTTCTACGCCCAGCACGTCGCCCCCGCCAACCAAGGAGCGGTCATGCCCCGCTGA
- a CDS encoding ATP-binding protein has product MTLPAEPCRVPEARRFVGVQLDLWGVDDDDLHSAVLVVSELVGNAAVHGRASMCVSLRLDARRLSLEVIDWGAPAARPPSATGRSDECGDEHGRGLSIVEHLTEWIECRETADSHTVRVGLRVSGWNSGCPDEDLLG; this is encoded by the coding sequence ATGACCCTGCCCGCCGAGCCCTGCCGGGTTCCGGAGGCGCGTCGGTTCGTCGGCGTCCAGCTCGACCTGTGGGGCGTGGACGACGACGACCTGCACTCCGCGGTCCTCGTGGTGAGCGAGCTCGTCGGTAATGCGGCCGTGCACGGAAGGGCCAGCATGTGCGTCTCCCTGCGTCTGGACGCCCGACGGCTGAGTCTCGAAGTCATTGACTGGGGCGCGCCAGCCGCCCGCCCACCGTCCGCGACGGGCCGATCCGACGAGTGCGGAGACGAGCACGGACGGGGGCTGTCCATCGTCGAGCACCTGACCGAATGGATCGAGTGCCGCGAGACGGCCGACTCCCACACGGTCCGCGTCGGCCTTCGCGTATCGGGCTGGAACTCAGGGTGTCCAGACGAAGATCTCTTGGGCTGA
- a CDS encoding MFS transporter, whose product MNPAPPGTTGELVRRTAMRKVMWRILPFLLFAYFVCYLDRVNISFASLEMNADVGISDGAYGIGAGVFFVAYFIFEVPSNIALTRFGPRLWIARIMITWGVVAGCMSLVRGPVSFYVLRFLMGVAEAGFFPAMILYLTRWFPREKRAQATATFFMAVPLAGLIGSPLSTWLMTVLHGVAGLRGWQAMFVIEAVPSVLGGIACLFWLVDRPAQATFLTEPERAWLVAELESETGEVSAAHRNQHSIMRTLLRPAVLYMALIYLGLEFGEYALGFFLPQMVRSFGDQFGTHLSLMQIGLISAIPSAVGVCCMIFWGRRSDRAQERTWHIVIPTLIGAAAIAASPFFSNFFIGMVLVSVTAAAIYSSIPVFWQLPSRYLVGTAAAVGVAVINSVGNLSGIIAPSLTGVLKDATGTYSVGYILLGVFLLLAAGGTLALHRATHRASSGEPATPVARASRTEV is encoded by the coding sequence ATGAATCCAGCACCACCAGGCACGACGGGGGAGCTTGTCCGGCGCACCGCGATGCGCAAGGTGATGTGGCGGATCCTGCCGTTCCTGCTCTTCGCCTACTTCGTCTGCTACCTCGACCGCGTCAACATCAGCTTCGCCTCGCTGGAGATGAACGCCGACGTCGGCATTTCCGACGGCGCCTACGGGATCGGGGCAGGGGTCTTCTTCGTCGCGTACTTCATCTTCGAGGTGCCCAGCAACATCGCTCTGACCAGGTTCGGGCCCCGGCTGTGGATCGCGCGGATCATGATCACTTGGGGGGTCGTCGCCGGCTGCATGTCATTGGTGCGGGGGCCCGTCAGCTTCTACGTGTTGCGCTTCCTCATGGGGGTCGCCGAGGCGGGCTTCTTCCCGGCGATGATTTTGTATCTGACCCGGTGGTTTCCCCGGGAGAAGCGGGCCCAGGCGACCGCGACCTTCTTCATGGCGGTGCCGCTCGCCGGTCTCATCGGCTCGCCGCTGTCGACCTGGCTGATGACCGTCTTGCACGGAGTGGCGGGCCTGCGCGGCTGGCAGGCGATGTTCGTCATCGAGGCCGTTCCCTCCGTGCTCGGCGGGATCGCGTGCCTGTTCTGGCTGGTAGACAGGCCCGCTCAGGCCACGTTCCTCACCGAACCCGAGCGGGCCTGGCTGGTGGCCGAGCTCGAATCCGAGACCGGCGAGGTCTCCGCCGCCCATCGCAATCAGCATTCGATCATGCGGACGCTGCTGCGGCCGGCGGTGCTCTACATGGCCCTGATCTATCTCGGCCTGGAGTTCGGCGAGTACGCGCTCGGGTTCTTCCTGCCGCAGATGGTGCGGTCCTTCGGCGATCAGTTCGGCACCCATCTGTCGCTGATGCAGATCGGCCTGATCAGTGCGATTCCCAGCGCGGTGGGTGTCTGTTGCATGATCTTCTGGGGCCGCCGCTCCGATCGCGCGCAGGAACGCACGTGGCACATCGTGATTCCCACCCTCATCGGCGCGGCAGCCATCGCGGCGTCCCCGTTCTTCTCGAACTTCTTCATCGGCATGGTGCTGGTGTCGGTCACCGCCGCCGCCATCTACTCCAGCATCCCGGTGTTCTGGCAGCTCCCGTCCCGCTATCTCGTGGGCACCGCGGCCGCGGTCGGCGTTGCCGTCATCAACTCCGTCGGCAACCTGTCCGGGATCATCGCACCCTCCCTGACCGGCGTCCTCAAGGACGCCACCGGCACCTATTCGGTCGGCTACATCCTCCTCGGCGTGTTCTTGCTACTCGCCGCCGGCGGAACACTCGCGCTGCACCGCGCGACACACAGGGCCTCGTCCGGCGAACCGGCCACACCGGTGGCGCGGGCCTCGCGGACCGAGGTCTGA